TGCGCACCCCCAGCTTGCGGAAGATCGCGGTCACGTGAGCTTTGACAGTGGCCTCGGACACGCTCAGCTCATAGGCGATCTGCTTGTTCAGCAGACCATCGCAGACCATCGTCAGTACGCGGAACTGCTGCGGCGTGAGGCTGGCGAGTTGCGCGCTGATTTCCTGTTCGTCATCCGAGAGCGGGCCTGCTTCGTCGGCCTCGCTCGGCCAGCTGACGCCGCCTTCGAGCACCTCGCGCACCGCTTGCTGAATGCCTTCCAGCGATGAGGACTTGGGAATGAATCCGCTGGCGCCGAAATCGCGGGCCCGCTTGAAAACCGCGGCCTCTTCCAGGGCTGAAATCACTACCACCGGAATGTGTGGATACTGTCCGCGGATCAGTACCAGCCCCGAAAAGCCGTAAGCACCCGGCATATTCAGATCCAGTAGCACGAGATCCCAATCGCTGCGCTGATCGAGCAGCCCTTGCAGCTCGCTGATGCTGCCGGCCTCGGTCAACACCATGGTGGCGTCCAGCCCGGCGCTCAGGGCCTGGCGCAGAGCGCTGCGAAACAACGGATGATCGTCCGCGATCAAAATGTCATAGGTCTGGCCCATGCCTTGTTTCCCGACTCGAATGTTATTGTTATGAGACAAACTGGTGTTTCGGGTAGAGCCTGAGAAGCGTGCCATCCACGGCCCGTTACGTCAATTTACTTCGCCGCCACGCGAAGCCTCGCCGCCACATTTCGTGCATCACTGTATCTGTTTCGCAGCGCCACCATTGCGCATAATGCGCGGCTGCCTTCCAAGCCGGACCAGTCATGAACCTGCGAGCTTACCGCGCTGACGCGCTGATGATCCTCACCGCCCTGATCTGGGGTAGCACCTTCATCGCCCAGACACTGGGCATGGAGCACATCGGACCCTTTCTCTATACCGGGCTGCGCTTCACTCTGGGTGCTTTGACCGTACTGCCGCTGGTGCTGCTGGTTCGACCCAAGGACAAGGCAAGGCACTCGGGGTTCAGCTGGCCGATGCTTGGCGGAAGCCTCGTTCTGGGCCTGGTATTGACGCTGGGCATCAACCTGCAGCAGATCGGACTGATGTTCACCAGCGTGACCAATTCCGGTTTCATCACGGGCTTGTACGTGATTCTGGTCCCGGTAATGGGTTTGCTGATTGGCATGCGCACCGGCTCCGGTACCTGGCTCGGCGCTCTGCTGGCTCTGGTGGGGATGCTGCTGCTCAGCGTGAACGAGCATTACCGCGTGGCCTCCGGAGACTGGCTGCAGCTTCTGGGTGCCTGTTGCTGGGCCGTTCACGTGTTGCTGGTCGGAGCGCTGGCCAGTCGTTACGACGCCATTCGTGTGGCCTTTGTGCAGTTCGTGGTATGTGCGGCCATCAGCCTGATCCTGGCGTTGGCACTTGAGGAAGTGCGCTGGGAGGCAATTCACCTTGCGCTGCCTGCTGTACTGTATGGCGGGTTGCTCGCGGTCGGTGTCGGTTTCACGCTACAGGTCGTGGCGCAGAAAGATGCCATCACTTCCCACGCTGCGGTTATCCTGAGCCTGGAAGCCGTGTTCGCCGCGCTGTTTGCCTGGGCTAT
The nucleotide sequence above comes from Halopseudomonas xinjiangensis. Encoded proteins:
- a CDS encoding response regulator transcription factor: MGQTYDILIADDHPLFRSALRQALSAGLDATMVLTEAGSISELQGLLDQRSDWDLVLLDLNMPGAYGFSGLVLIRGQYPHIPVVVISALEEAAVFKRARDFGASGFIPKSSSLEGIQQAVREVLEGGVSWPSEADEAGPLSDDEQEISAQLASLTPQQFRVLTMVCDGLLNKQIAYELSVSEATVKAHVTAIFRKLGVRTRTQAALALQHMELARAVH
- a CDS encoding DMT family transporter, which codes for MNLRAYRADALMILTALIWGSTFIAQTLGMEHIGPFLYTGLRFTLGALTVLPLVLLVRPKDKARHSGFSWPMLGGSLVLGLVLTLGINLQQIGLMFTSVTNSGFITGLYVILVPVMGLLIGMRTGSGTWLGALLALVGMLLLSVNEHYRVASGDWLQLLGACCWAVHVLLVGALASRYDAIRVAFVQFVVCAAISLILALALEEVRWEAIHLALPAVLYGGLLAVGVGFTLQVVAQKDAITSHAAVILSLEAVFAALFAWAILDETVSLRGLLGCALMLTGMLVAQLVPLYVEKRRGIVPVQQEPAGHH